In a genomic window of Lepisosteus oculatus isolate fLepOcu1 chromosome 5, fLepOcu1.hap2, whole genome shotgun sequence:
- the sec11a gene encoding signal peptidase complex catalytic subunit SEC11A isoform X2, protein MLSLDFLDDVRRMNKRQLYYQVLNFGMIVSSALMIWKGLMVVTGSESPIVVVLSGSMEPAFHRGDLLFLTNRVEDPIRVGEIVVFRIEGREIPIVHRVLKIHEKENGDIKFLTKGDNNAVDDRGLYKQGQHWLEKKDVVGRARGFVPYIGIVTILMNDYPKFKYAVLFLLGLFVLVHRE, encoded by the exons CTCTACTACCAGGTACTGAACTTTGGTATGATTGTTTCTTCAGCACTGATGATCTGGAAAGGCTTGATGGTAGTCACAGGCAGTGAAAGTCCTATTGTGGTTGTACTCAG TGGGAGTATGGAGCCAGCGTTTCACAGGGGAGATCTACTCTTCCTGACCAACAGAGTAGAAGATCCCATCAGAGTTGGCGAAATTGTGGTCTTTAGGATAGAGGGAAGAGAGATTCCTATAGTACACAGAGTTCTTAAAATCCACGAAAA AGAAAACGGAGACATTAAGTTCTTGACCAAAGGTGATAACAATGCAGTGGATGACAGAGGACTGTACAAGCAGGGGCAGCACTGGCTGGAGAAGAAAGATGTTGTGGGCCGAGCCAGAGG ttttgtgCCATACATAGGAATTGTTACCATCCTCATGAATGATTACCCAAAATTCAAG TATGCGGTTTTATTCCTCCTGGGTCTCTTCGTATTGGTCCACCGGGAATGA
- the nmba gene encoding neuromedin Ba, which produces MAEVTVNRLCQLGVFTYLLLFSYVSLTTSVSLDLTELRNKVAKIKVNPRGNLWATGHFMGKKSVLDSPLLEPPDVPAVSSIRVALNPGGAQDMRELITQEVLKIALQTQLQDSRGKTDSNDQETGLLMKILENYIQNNRK; this is translated from the exons ATGGCTGAAGTTACGGTGAACAGACTCTGTCAGCTGGGGGTCTTCACGTACCTGCTGCTGTTTTCCTACGTTTCCCTGACTACTTCAGTGAGCCTAGATCTAACAGAACTCAGAAATAAAGTTGCCAAGATCAAAGTGAACCCACGGGGGAATTTGTGGGCAACAG GGCACTTCATGGGTAAAAAGAGCGTCCTGGACAGTCCGCTGCTGGAGCCGCCAGATGTGCCCGCTGTGAGCTCGATCCGAGTGGCGCTGAACCCGGGGGGCGCCCAGGACATGAGGGAGCTGATCACTCAGGAGGTGCTGAAAATCGCGCTGCAGACTCAGCTGCAAGACTCGCGGGGGAAAACGGATTCTAATGACCAG GAGACTGGTttattaatgaagatattaGAAAACTACATTCAGAACAACAGAAAATGA
- the kti12 gene encoding protein KTI12 homolog, translating into MPLVVMCGFPCSGKSRRAQELKEYFLSKTDRKVYVVGDETVGVDKNSVYADSQKERNLRGALRAEVERKVNKEDVVILDSLNYIKGYRYELFCLIKHTQTPHCLVYCLTSAEVSSTWNKCGDVEKQYSQEILDALIMRFETPDSRNRWDSPLFTVQKEDTLPFEAISDAIFHRKAPPPNQSTQSQPLSSTNFLYELDKVTQDVLMAVLNAQKTSVPGEVLAVPGATEKIELTRSLNMAELRKLRRQFISYAKMHPTENIGQIANMFVQYLNKSMH; encoded by the exons ATGCCGCTTGTCGTGATGTGTGGATTTCCTTGTAGCGGTAAAAGCAGACGAGCCCAGGAATTAAAAGAGTATTTTCTGAGCAAAACAGACAGGAAGGTGTATGTGGTGGGAGACGAGACGGTGGGAGTGGATAAGAACAGTGTTTACGCAG ACTCCCAGAAAGAGAGGAATCTGAGAGGAGCCCTGCGAGCTGAGGTGGAGAG gaaggTTAACAAAGAGGATGTTGTCATTCTGGATTCCCTAAATTACATTAAAG GTTACAGATATGAACTTTTCTGTCTAATAAAACACACGCAAACTCCCCATTGCCTG GTATATTGCTTGACATCAGCAGAAGTCAGCTCTACCTGGAATAAGTGTGGAGATGTAGAAAAGCAGTATTCCCAGGAAAT TTTAGATGCCCTCATTATGAGATTTGAGACTCCGGACTCTAGGAACCGATGGGACAGCCCTCTCTTCACTGTTCAGAAAGAGGACACACTGCCATTTGAAGCAATCTCCGATGCCATCTTTCACAGAAAAGCACCTCCGCCTAACCAGTCTACACAAAGT CAGCCACTGTCGTCTACAAACTTTTTGTACGAGTTAGACAAAGTTACCCAGGATGTGCTCATG GCTGTTTTGAATGCTCAAAAGACTAGTGTCCCAGGGGAGGTCTTAGCTGTACCTGGAGCCACAGAAAAA ATAGAGCTGACCAGAAGTCTCAACATGGCTGAGCTACGCAAGCTTCGTCGTCAGTTCATCAGTTACGCCAAGATGCACCCAACAGAAAACATCGGGCAAATCGCTAACATGTTTGTACAATATTTAAACAAGAGCatgcattaa
- the ch25hl1.1 gene encoding cholesterol 25-hydroxylase-like protein 1, member 1: MSAMWNKSELLPAPPFSSSSGLILQPFWDYIRLQHHSTVSSPFFPLLITLSGYFFFSLPFLTIDLLGKKLPSFHQYKIQQAKQPTLQEMATCLWRVLYQYVVFVIPAMVINSFLMPSPPLRATAPSVLELGSGVLGCLLLFDFQYYVWHVVHHRHRYLYRCVHALHHDVTAPFALVTQYLGTAELLTIGFWSNSNPLLLGCHPLTSWLFTLVSTWMSVEDHSGYDMPWALHHIVPWGLYGGAPAHDVHHQKPHSNFAPFFSHWDKVFGTAISADAASSFPDKEK, encoded by the coding sequence ATGAGCGCCATGTGGAATAAGAGCGAGCTCCTCCCTGCCCCGCCGTTCAGTAGCTCCTCAGGCCTCATCCTCCAGCCCTTTTGGGACTACATCCGACTTCAGCACCACTCCACCGTGAGCTCGCCGTTTTTCCCCCTTCTGATCACTTTATCCGGTTACTTCTTCTTCAGCTTGCCGTTCCTAACCATCGACCTCCTGGGCAAAAAGCTGCCCTCCTTTCACCAGTACAAGATTCAGCAGGCGAAGCAGCCCACTCTGCAGGAGATGGCTACGTGCCTGTGGAGGGTGCTGTACCAGTACGTTGTGTTCGTGATCCCCGCGATGGTCATCAACTCTTTCCTCATGCCCTCGCCCCCTCTGCGTGCCACAGCGCCCTCCGTCTTAGAGCTTGGCAGCGGCGTCCTGGGATGCCTACTGCTGTTCGACTTCCAGTACTACGTGTGGCATGTGGTCCACCACAGGCACCGCTACCTCTACAGGTGCGTGCACGCCCTCCACCATGATGTCACAGCGCCTTTCGCCCTGGTTACGCAGTACCTGGGCACCGCTGAGCTCCTGACCATCGGGTTCTGGAGCAACAGCAACCCTCTCCTCCTTGGATGCCACCCTCTGACCTCCTGGCTCTTCACTCTCGTCAGCACCTGGATGTCGGTGGAAGATCACAGTGGGTACGACATGCCCTGGGCTCTCCACCACATCGTTCCCTGGGGACTCTATGGGGGAGCGCCAGCCCACGACGTGCACCATCAGAAGCCCCACTCTAACTTTGCCCCCTTCTTCAGCCACTGGGACAAGGTCTTCGGAACGGCCATCAGTGCAGATGCTGCCAGCAGCTTCCCAGACAAGGAAAAATGA